From the genome of Streptomyces sp. JH34:
GGGCAGGGCGTGACCGTCGATCAGGTTCTTGACCTCGGCCGCACCGTCCGGGGGCGCGACCAGGACCACGAGGGTGACGGCCCGGGAGGCCGCCATGGCGCGCACGGCGTGGATCAGCATGGGCGTACCGCTGAGCGCGCGCAGCGCCTTCGGGGTACCGGGGCCCAGTCGGACGCCGCGACCCGCAGCAGGGATCACCGCGGCGGTGCGCGAGGGGCTCGGTTCAGCAGGCGTCGGTGACATCGATGACATCGGTTGCACTCCGAAGCTTCGGCAGGTTTGTTTCCACCGCCGACATGGGTATGGCCTGGGCGTACCCCGACCACAGGCCGGGGGATGAGCCATGCGCGACAGCTCGACCTGACCGGGCCCCTTCCGTGAACCCTGGTCGGCCGGGCCGCAGCGGGGCTCGGTGGATGTGGCTGAGGGGACGAGGGGCGTACCGGACGACACTCCGGGTGGATCCGGTAGCGAAGGGATCCACCGGACACGTCCGCGTGGATCTTCCGTTCGGATCCGAACATGCCGCAGCGCCCGACGACTCACCGTACAGACGGCTGGTCAGCGGGCACCGCGGCACATCATCTACGACCGGATTCGGTTCGCCGGCGTCATCCGGTCACCGGTGTCGTCCGGTTCAGGACGCGAGGACCTCGTCAAGCAGGGCCTCGGCCTTGTCCTCGTTCGTGTTCTCCGCGAGAGCGAGCTCGCTCACCAGGATCTGGCGGGCCTTGGCAAGCATGCGCTTCTCACCTGCGGAGAGGCCACGCTCGCGCTCGCGACGCCACAGGTCGCGGACCACTTCGGCGACCTTGATGACGTCGCCGGAGGCGAGCTTCTCAAGATTTGCCTTGTAGCGCCGGGACCAGTTCGTCGGCTCCTCGGCATACGGTGCGCGCAGCACCTCGAAGACCCGGTCCAGGCCTTCCTGCCCGACTACGTCACGCACACCGACGAACTCCGCATTGTCTGCCGGTACGCGAACCGTCAAGTCGCCCTGGGCGACCTTGAGCACCAAGTAGGTCTTGTCCACGCCTTTGATCTGGCGAGTTTCGATAGCCTCGATCAGCGCGGCCCCGTGATGGGGATAGACCACGGTGTCGCCAACCTTGAACGTCATGTGACAGGTACCCCTTCCGTGGCTATCCAGAGTAACACGAGAACAGCATCTCCTGAATGGCGTTTTCGCAGGTCAGGGCATATCTCGGGGCTTGACAACTGCAACACGAACGTGCTGCGGGAGCCTTCCGGAAGGCGATATTCGCAGGTCGGAGCGGGCGTGCGGCCGACCTGAAACACGCGCGTCACACATGCCGGAAGACCTCCAGAAGGGGCCGAACGTCCCGTTTTGCCGGTTTCCGGATGGTGAACTTTCCGTACTCCGTTCGGACGTCGATCACTCGTACGGCCCTTAGCGTCGATGGCCCATGAAATTGATCAACGACCTGGGTCGGGGTGGAAATAGGTGCGAGAAATGCGCCGCGGTCCGGAAATCGATCATCGGCTGATCAACGCACCGATCAGCCTCGATTTGTGAACGCCGTGCGAATCCTCGCTGTCGACCGGACCGCCGCGACGGGATGTCCGGGCCGCGGGCGGAGGGTGCCGGTCCACAGCTCGGACGGCCTCAGGGGCGGGTCGGGTGCGGGCCCGGGACGACGGCTCGGTAACCTGAGCCCGCTGACACACACTTAGGGCGGCTTTACGGCCGCTCGGGCCTTCCTGTCCGCAGAGTCCGAAGTCCGCAGTCCGAACGTTCAAGGAGTTGCCGCCGCCGTGAGCCGCAGCCTTCGACACGGCGCCCTCGCCGCCACTGCCCTCGTGTTCTCGATCGCCGCACTGTCCGCGTGCAGTGCCGGCAACGACGCGCAGACGCTTCAGGTCAGGCCGGACAACGCAGCCACCGCTGTCGACAACATCAAGATCCAGAACCTGAACATCATCACCCAGCCCGAGGCTGACGCCGAGGGCCCGGCGGTCGTCGCCGCCACGCTCTTCAACGACGGCACGAAGCAGGAGGTCGTCGAGAAGATCGCCCTCCCCGGAACCGGGACCACCGTGAAGCTGCAGGCCGCCAAGGGCAAGGGACCGCTCGTGGTCCCGGCCGGCGGTCGGGTCGTCATCGGCGGGAAGAACAACGCCTCGGCCGTGATCGAGGACGGCCGCAAGGCAGGCGCCAACGGCAATGTGCAGGCTGTCGCCTTCACGTTCAGCGAGACGGGCGAGATCGAGCTCGGCGCCGCCATCGTCCCGGCGACCAGCTTCTTCGAGGGCTTCGGGCCGAGCGCGCTGCCGTCGGCCAAGCCCACGGCCAAGCCCTCCGAGTCCGCGTCGGGCTCCGCGGCGGGCTCGGCCTCGGAGACCTCCGACGAGGGCTCCGAGTCGCCGGGTGAGGGTTCCGAGAGCCCCTCGGCCACGGAGACGGGCGAAGCCGCCGCCGACCACTGATCGTGTGCGTCGCGCGCGTGGGGGGCGTCTCCGGCGGAGACACCCCCCACGTAGCCCGCGGCCCGCGGTCTACGGCTCGAACTTGTAGCCCAGACCGCGCACCGTGACCAGGTAGCGCGGCGCCCCGGGATCGGGCTCGATCTTGGCGCGCAGCCGCTTGACGTGGACGTCCAGGGTCTTGGTGTCGCCTACGTAGTCGGCGCCCCAGACCCGGTCGATCAGCTGCATGCGCGTCAGCACGCGACCGGCGTTGCGCAGGAGCATCTCGAGAAGGTCGAACTCCTTCAGCGGAAGGTCGACCTTGCCACCGGAGACGGTGACGACGTGGCGGTCCACGTCCATCCGGACCGGGCCGGCCTCCAGGGCGGCCGGGGTGACCTCCTCCGGCTCGCCGCGGCGACGCAGGACCGCTCGGATGCGGGCCACCAGCTCCCGCGAGGAGAAGGGCTTGGTCACGTAGTCGTCGGCTCCTATTTCCAGGCCGACGACCTTGTCGATCTCGCTGTCCTTCGCGGTGACCATGATCACCGGGACGTTTGACCGGACACGCAGCTGTCGGCAGACCTCCGTACCGGGCAGGCCCGGCAGCATCAGGTCGAGCAGCACGAGGTCGGCGCCGTTGCGCTCGAACTCGTCGAGGCCGTCCGGGCCGGTGGCCGCGATGGCCACCTCGAAGCCTTCCTTGCGGAGCATGTAGGACAGGGCGTCGCTGAAGGATTCCTCATCCTCGACGACAAGCACTCGGGTCACGGAAGAGCCTCCGGGGCGGGGAATGGTTCAAGAGAATCGGTCTCGTACGGCCCGTCGCCGTCAACAGCGTCGTTGACGACCAGGGATCCGCCGGTGGTACGGCCCCGAACGACGCCCGACTCGGGCAGCCGCAGGGTGAACGTGGAGCCCTGTCCCTCAGAGCTCCATACGGTGACCTCCCCGCCGTGCGAGGCGGCCACGTGCTTGACGATGGCGAGGCCGAGACCGGTGCCACCGGTGGCCCGTGAGCGGGCCGGGTCGACGCGGTAGAACCGCTCGAAGACGCGTTCGCGGTCCTTCTCGGAGATGCCGAAGCCCTGGTCGGTCACGGCTATCTCGATCAGATCCCCGCCCGGTGCGGCCATCTTCCGCACGGCGATGCCGACACGGGTGCGGGCGGGGCTGTAGTTGACGGCATTCTCCACGAGATTGCCGAGGGCGGCCGCGAGCTGGCTCCGGTTTCCCCAGACGAAGAGGTCCGCGGTACCGCCCGAGGCCATGGTGATCTGCTTCGAACCGGCCTGCTGACGGCACCGGTCGACGGCCTCGTCGACCAGCTCCTCCACCCGTACGGGCTCGGCGTCCTCGAGCGGATCGTCGTTCTGCACCCGGGAGAGGTCGATGAGCTCCTGCACGAGATTGGTCAGCCGGGTCGCCTCGATCTGCATGCGGCCGGCGAACCGCTCCACCGCCTCCGGGTCGTCGGAAGCGTCCATGACGGCCTCGGAGAGCAGGGAGAGCGCGCCGACCGGGGTCTTGAGCTCATGACTGACGTTGGCGACGAAGTCGCGCCGCACCGCCTCTATGCGACGGGCCTCCGTGAGGTCCTCGACCAGCAGCAGGACCAGGCGCGAGCCCAGCGGGGCGACCCGCGCCGAGACGGCCAGGGCCTCGCCCCGGCCCGTACCGCGACGCGGGAGGTCCAGCTCGACCTGTCGTATCTCACCGTCGCGCCGGGTGTCCCTGGCCATGTGCAGCATCGGCTCGACCGCCAGACGCCCGCCCCTGACCAGGCCCAGCGCATAGGCGGCGGAGCTGGCCTTGACGACGCTGTCGCTCTCGTCGAGCACGACGGCGGACGAGCTGAGCACGGAGAGGACCGTGTCCACCCCCGGGGGGAGCGCGGCGTTGCTGTCGGGGCGCAGCGATGTACGCGTCGGGCGCTTCTGCTCGCGTTCGCTCCAGCGGAACGCCAGCATGGCGATCACACC
Proteins encoded in this window:
- a CDS encoding ATP-binding protein, whose product is MDVNAAVAAAAAIAGLCTGVIAMLAFRWSEREQKRPTRTSLRPDSNAALPPGVDTVLSVLSSSAVVLDESDSVVKASSAAYALGLVRGGRLAVEPMLHMARDTRRDGEIRQVELDLPRRGTGRGEALAVSARVAPLGSRLVLLLVEDLTEARRIEAVRRDFVANVSHELKTPVGALSLLSEAVMDASDDPEAVERFAGRMQIEATRLTNLVQELIDLSRVQNDDPLEDAEPVRVEELVDEAVDRCRQQAGSKQITMASGGTADLFVWGNRSQLAAALGNLVENAVNYSPARTRVGIAVRKMAAPGGDLIEIAVTDQGFGISEKDRERVFERFYRVDPARSRATGGTGLGLAIVKHVAASHGGEVTVWSSEGQGSTFTLRLPESGVVRGRTTGGSLVVNDAVDGDGPYETDSLEPFPAPEALP
- a CDS encoding response regulator transcription factor, whose translation is MTRVLVVEDEESFSDALSYMLRKEGFEVAIAATGPDGLDEFERNGADLVLLDLMLPGLPGTEVCRQLRVRSNVPVIMVTAKDSEIDKVVGLEIGADDYVTKPFSSRELVARIRAVLRRRGEPEEVTPAALEAGPVRMDVDRHVVTVSGGKVDLPLKEFDLLEMLLRNAGRVLTRMQLIDRVWGADYVGDTKTLDVHVKRLRAKIEPDPGAPRYLVTVRGLGYKFEP
- a CDS encoding CarD family transcriptional regulator; the protein is MTFKVGDTVVYPHHGAALIEAIETRQIKGVDKTYLVLKVAQGDLTVRVPADNAEFVGVRDVVGQEGLDRVFEVLRAPYAEEPTNWSRRYKANLEKLASGDVIKVAEVVRDLWRRERERGLSAGEKRMLAKARQILVSELALAENTNEDKAEALLDEVLAS
- a CDS encoding DUF461 domain-containing protein gives rise to the protein MSRSLRHGALAATALVFSIAALSACSAGNDAQTLQVRPDNAATAVDNIKIQNLNIITQPEADAEGPAVVAATLFNDGTKQEVVEKIALPGTGTTVKLQAAKGKGPLVVPAGGRVVIGGKNNASAVIEDGRKAGANGNVQAVAFTFSETGEIELGAAIVPATSFFEGFGPSALPSAKPTAKPSESASGSAAGSASETSDEGSESPGEGSESPSATETGEAAADH